A region from the Manihot esculenta cultivar AM560-2 chromosome 13, M.esculenta_v8, whole genome shotgun sequence genome encodes:
- the LOC122721518 gene encoding uncharacterized mitochondrial protein AtMg00810-like produces MTPPQGYHKAQPRDFCLLKKSLYGLKQTSRQWNIEFTSFLKNLGFVQSPHDHCLFTQHTGTLTLILLVYVDDIILTGNSIDAITKCKLALHSKFTIKDLGPMKYFLGLEIARSNQATFISQTKYISDVLKDAGMFNCKPASCPLPQGLHLSPDTGEPFNTRDLYRRLLGRLLYINLTRPDICYDFQHLSQFMSMPQKPHWEAALHVLRYLKGSLYQGLYFPVSVDMSLNAYCDSDWAACTYSRKSLSGYCIYLGPCLISWKTKKQPTVSKSSAEAEYRAMANTVCELLWISYILQDLQVTVPLPIPLHCDSKAAMHIAANPVFHERTKHIEIDCHLVRDQLQQGFILPHYLPTEEQLADIFTKALPACRHSNLTHKLNLLPLLAST; encoded by the coding sequence ATGACACCTCCACAAGGATATCACAAAGCCCAGCCAAGGGATTTTTGTTTGCTAAAAAAATCTTTATATGGGCTTAAACAAACCTCTAGGCAATGGAACATTGAATTCACCAGCTTTCTAAAAAATTTAGGCTTTGTGCAATCTCCCCATGATCACTGCTTGTTTACACAACATACTGGAACTTTAACTTTGATATTACttgtctatgttgatgatatcatTCTCACTGGAAACTCTATTGATGCTATAACTAAGTGCAAGCTTGCTTTACACTCGAAGTTTACTATTAAAGATTTGGGACccatgaaatattttttgggtCTAGAGATTGCTAGATCCAATCAAGCAACCTTCATTAGTCAAACTAAATATATTTCAGATGTATTGAAGGATGCAGGCATGTTTAATTGTAAGCCTGCCTCCTGCCCTTTACCTCAAGGTTTACACTTATCTCCTGATACAGGGGAGCCTTTTAATACACGTGACCTGTATAGAAGGCTCCTTGGCAGATTGCTTTACATTAATCTCACAAGGCCTGATATTTGCTATGATTTCCAGCACTTAAGCCAGTTTATGAGCATGCCCCAAAAGCCCCATTGGGAGGCTGCTTTACATGTGCTTCGTTATCTTAAAGGGTCCTTATATCAAGGCCTTTATTTTCCTGTAAGTGTTGATATGTCACTAAATGCATATTGTGACTCTGATTGGGCTGCTTGTACCTATTCCAGAAAGTCACTTTCTGGTTATTGTATATATTTGGGACCTTGCCTTATCTCTTGGAAGACTAAGAAACAACCTACTGTTTCTAAATCCTCTGCTGAGGCTGAGTATCGTGCCATGGCTAACACAGTATGTGAGCTCCTCTGGATTAGCTACATTTTGCAGGATTTGCAGGTTACTGTCCCATTGCCAATCCCACTGCACTGTGACAGCAAGGCGGCCATGCACATAGCTGCGAACCCGGTGTTTCACGAACGTACCAAACACATCGAAATAGATTGCCACCTGGTCAGAGATCAGCTTCAGCAGGGATTCATACTGCCTCATTATCTTCCCACTGAAGAACAGTTGGCAGACATTTTTACAAAAGCCTTGCCTGCATGTCGTCATAGTAATCTCACTCACAAGTTGAACCTTTTGCCTTTACTAGCTTCAACTTGA